TCGGCATAATTCGATCCCAATATTGGCCTATTGGGGGGAGGAAGACGGTGATGAAGGCAGTAAACAAATGTATTAGATGCTATCGAATGAAGCCTCGACTAGTGGAGCATATAATGGCGGATCTTCCAAAGGAACGACTCGATGGATCTCATGCATTCGAAGTCACTGGCATTGACTTTTGCGGACCATTTCTCTACAAGTCAGAAGTGCGAAGTAAGCCTCCAGTAAAATGCTACGTTTGTGTCTTCATTTGTTTCGCCACAAAAGCTATTCATTTGGAGTTGATTAAGGATCTCTCTACAGTGTCATTTCTACATGGCCTTAAACGATTTATATGCACTAGAAGAAAGCCACGGCAGATTTGGTCTGATAATGCAACAAACTTTGTCGGCGCTCGCAATGAATTGCTCGAACTAAGGCGCCTATTCCTCAGCAATGATCATCAGAAAGCTACATTGGACTTTTGCCTGGCGGAGGCCATTGATTGGTGTTTCATTCCTCCTAGGTCGCCTCACTTTGGCGGTCTTTGGGAAGCGGCTGTGAAGATCGCTAAGCATCATTTTTACCGCGTTGTTGGCACTGCTGTTTTAGCCTTTGAGGAGTTGCGGACCTTGGTGTGTCACATTTAGGCGGTTGTTAATTCTCGACCATTAGTCTCGATTTCAGAAAACCCCGCTGATCTGGATGTGTTAACCCCAgcacattttttgaatggtgGTCCGCCTTCATCTTTCGTCGAGCCAGATGTGACCAGTCTCAACTTCAATCGCTTGGATGGATGGCAACGCGTGGCCTACTTGCAGCAGATCTTTTGGTCCCGATGGAAGGAAGAATACCTAACACTTCTGCAGCAGCGCTCCAAGTGGCGCACCCCCAAACCGGGCCTGGTTGTCGATGACTTAGTTCTGGTCAAGGACGAAAACTTGCCTCCCATGAAGTGGCCCCTCGCCAGAGTGATTGAGCTGCTGTTCGGTGGAGATGGCGTTGCTCGAGTTGCCGTTCTGAAGACAGCCTCAGGAGTGACAAAGCGAGCAGTGAACAAGCTATGTCTGCTGCCCCTTAAGGATGATGTTGAAACCCAGGCTTCCAACGGGGGGAGTATGTCGGGTcacgcagccgcagcagctaaTTAACTTGTAAATCCGTACTCTTATATCAATTGCATCACGAAAGGCATCTCTCTCTATTTATCTCTCCCATTTGTTGTATGCTTGCATTTTGGGCCCAGCATTCGGCTGGCTGGCCCTTCGTAAATTCAGTATGAATTCTGATCTCGCCATAAAACGCATTCTCGTCTCGCCTGCTGTACTCTTTcgataataaattgttaacaagCATAAACCAAcccaattttcttattttcgtttgcattaactaataaaaaagctTATTAGTTCAACAAAATTGTTTAGCCAGTGTTTACTAGAAGCTTCAGAACTTTGGCCCCGTCTCACATGTGCATGTGCTAATCACCCAAGGGCAGGGGAATCCCCCTCGAAAATTAACACGCCCCAAGGCAATGACAAAGCAAACAAGTTGGGGACAATTGCAGATGAAATTCGGATGCTCGCCACGCTCGCCATTTGAAAAAGTCCTGTTTATTCTCTGGTAAATTCAAAGATTCGGGCCATTTTCAGGCTAATTTcaccatttattaaatattataaggaGTATTCTGTCTAtaacttttcagttttataTTTCCCCAAACGAACTCTGTATGAATTTAATTGGGCACGATTCTCAGTCCGAAAATGTTTACGCCTCTAATTAGGCGAGTTTATGAATTCATAAACGCTCAAAATACCAGGGGTGTAAAAGTCAGGAGGATTAAGTGTGTGTGAGCAAATAAACTCTGAACAATTTGTTAAAAGTTCGTTTTAaattggaaataaaataatgtacaCTTCTTCCTAAAAGTATCAAGTTATAAGTTATcagataataatttttattttattttttttatataataaagtgcaggcgaaataaataaaataaataccttgAACATTATAGACTTGTTGAGGCTTTCCCATACAATTTACTAAGCTAAGATTAAAGGCCACAACCATTGACCTATCCCAAGACCAATTGATATAATAGATTTATTTGACTGTTGGCTTTTCTGCTGAGCTATTTTATCTCCGATTTCCCAATATTGAACTTTCACTGCTGCAGTTCATTTTTCACTCCATTTGATTCATCCCTGCTACTCACGCCTTCGTGTGAGATAAATTTGGTCCTGGAAAATGTTAACCTCTTAACATATAAATTTTCActctccatttccatttgcgtCGCCATAAACTCCATCACCCCCATCCTGCCCTCTGCTCCTCGAGCAACACTTTGATGGTATTCCACCATACAGCTCCCAAATATTTATtcacatttaaaaagtattttatgttGCATTTTCCTATAAGCATTCTCCCTGCTGCCACGTGAGTACAAATACCATTCCTCGGTGATAAGACATGCACTCGACCCCCCCTGAAAGCCCATCCATCTCCTTCTCTGTCCTCAAACAAGCTGGGTTTTATGCTCCTTCCTTGGGAGAGTGTTTACACTCAGCCCCCCTAAGCTTTCCTCGGCCCTCCCTGAATTGTTTGTATGACAAAGTTAGcattttgtaataaattcgctttaaaaaaatatttgaacgtTTATGGTcggcatttaaattaaatactctGCGCCAGCTCAGCTGGATCTGAAGAGGAAAAAAGCCGAATATTAAACGAGGAGCTgcaaaaaatgtctttttttGGGGATACAAGTATGTACGAATTACCTTTGAGTTCGGGGAACGGTGAAAAGTTCATTATACTAATGGTTTTCGTTACGGCAGgtttaaaaatgaaagaaaaaattattttttaataagaaaatgtacgttaaatttattaaaccaATGAAAACAACTGCATTTTCTTGTTTACTCTTCCGATTCTATGGGCCAAGATGTGTGGAAATAAAACCTAAATATCTCAAAATTAGCAACCGCTTCAGTCCTGCCATTCCGAAGGCAATTAAGGATACTCGAGCTCCGGGCGAACTGCTAGGGTAAATATCACAATATGTAGCGGGCGGGCTCAAAGTAAAGCTTTGTGTTATCGAGGagaaacatttacattttgcaaCTGGCAAACAGAAATTCAATGCAAAATAAGAGCAATCGAGCGGGGCTGCCGTTTCTGTTTGTGTTGGGCAAAAGTTGTGGCAACAATGCTcataaaacataaacaaacaaacaaacgtcATTGCGACTGGCAGTTTATCAGCCAGCAAATAGAGTGGGTGGCTGTGGGTTGCATAATACCTATGTGAGGAGTGGCTTTGTAGAGGGTTTAAGAGGGGCTTCATAGGGGGTTTACCGACCTGACAATGCAATCAAGCGAAAGTGACAGAGCAGCAGGAACAACGCCGCTGACATCGATATGTCGTCGTAGTCGAAAACTGGTGCACATGATGACGGCACCGGGGATTTGGATTTCGAGGATGGGATGGATGGTCGGATGTCGATGGTATACTCCCGCAATACAAAATGGCTGTGCCAAAGTATTTAGCCAAACTTCGCCAcaagttttccttttcctttacCAGCACACAcaatttcgctttttttgtgtgctgaTTCCCCTTGGCATAGTTGGTGGTCTTCGTtttcatttgaatattttgccACTCTTGTGACGCACTTGGCGTTTTGGCTCCTTTCCTCATATGAGGTACGTGGCCCTCGACTGCTGCAACTTTTCCAAGTGCGAAAAGTATTTTCAAAGTTCCTTTTTTCTGAGTTCATctcttttttaagatttatttactCGCCATCTTTTTCCCCCTTACTACTGGCAATAAAACCCTATAAAAAGTTTATGCTTTCTGCCCTCAAAAGTaggcaaatatatttttattctgatatattttttattcaccaTTACctgtatttttgttgtaagCTGGATAGATTTCAGCAATAATCTGCATTGACctacttaattttttaaatttgtttgtctAACAAAACAGTTGGAAAAtaagcacttaaaaaatatacaaatatatatacacaaaaaaaacatctcAAGATATTaactttaacaaaataaataaacaaacaattgaacatacaatttcttttataaataaataagaataaatatactggtttttattgtttcactatttttaaattaattatttagaaCTCTTtttagtaataaaataaagaagatataaataaaacatttaaaatatgtggCCAGCCAAACCTTGGGGACATCTTTTGGTTTCTCTTGCATTTAAAATCATGGGTTTGCCCAAACAACGAAAACTCATCAAAGAATAAAAGAATGTATTGAATTGTGGCCAGCAGAGACCAAAGAGAAACGAGCCCAACAATTCAGAATCACCGGAGGCTAATTCACAAATTCCCACAGTTTGCATACAGAAATACAGAAACGAATAAAAACATTTGCCTAACACCAAATTCCCATTTGGCATAAACCTGTTGCCGGCATAATTTGTGGCTTGTTCGGTGTTAACCAACCGCAAAATCCCACCAAAGACCCAACTCGACCAACCCAAAACTCAGGACTCAGCCGTAACTCCGCTCTAGTTGAGTGCAATTATTTTAATCTGTTGCCGACATTTTCGGCATAATTTTTcatcaattttaaagattcaAGGCGGGGacgaagaaaaataaaagaattccTTGGGCCGCaatgaatttttaagtaaatgtAAAGAGTGCCGGGCCCAAAAGTAGAGATTCCGTCCGCCTCCCCCTGATTTcacctcatcctcatcctcatcctcatcctcatcctcatcctcatcctcattcTCATCCAACTCGGTTTCGAATGAAACCCAAGGCGGCGCTCGCGTGGCAACTCCCAGGAGGATGTTATCCTGTCGGTTGTTGCGGGCAATGCTTTTAGCCTCCGCAAGTTAAATGTTCCGCCCCGGATCTCCGTCCCTCCTCACCTTTGGCCCACCTTTCGTTCGCCTTTTCCACCTCATTGTCTTTATGTGTGGCAAAGGAGGTTCTTACACTCCCGCTCCTCGCTGGGTCAACAATTTTTACATTGTTTTCGGCATCCGAGAAATGCTCGGTTATCCACAACAGGCGCATCGAGGTTGTCTCTGCTTTGCTTCATGTCCCTTAAACAGGACCGAGAAAACTTTGGCCCAAAGTTCGCCTCCCATGGGTAACTTGCGAAagttttctttggtttttttcaaCGGTACATAACCATTATAGCTTATACAATTATAATTACTAGTGGTTTCTGACGTGACCTTTTAGGCAAATGTTTTCTGCCGTAAAAAGCATATCAGTCCAGGCATTAAgtactgaaaaaataaaaaataatataattaaatattttctcaacaaacaaaaaagaacacGGTggtatcaaatcgatatgcgcatggttaATTTCTGGTGTTTATACGCAAAGcactaaaaactaaatttcgagcatatcgaatCAGGGTTcccgcatatcaagtcaaaattgataccacataagatcaaatcgatcatcgtttcaaatcaagtttttttgggtgtagcattttttatatgaagtatctaataattattaataatttttcaataaataattttaattaactattatttattattattattaaaagcaCAGTTACAGACTGAAATAGGCTATAAGTACcaataaaaaacgaatttaAGAACTTATTGTTGAGTTTTAAAGTGTTAATAAGTGTGGCAATAAACAGCTTAACAATCTAATCGGTTAAAGATTATTGCCTTGATTGATGTCATAAAGTGTTCGCCTGCAGATACTTAGCACTTCAAGTTGTCGGGTCTCTGACTTGTTGATATCTCCCCGATTAAAGCCAGATTTTAGTAGATAGCCGAGGGTCGAAGTGTGAACCCCTATCTCCCAGCCACAACAAGTAGATGTGCGCTTAAGTTTGGGAAAACTCATTTCTGTCGGAGACTTTTGATAGTTGAGTGCAAGCTCATTAGCTGTTTCCATTAGCCAGACTCCTGGACGGGGGCAAGAAATAGTGGCCCAGGTGAGGCCACGGCCCCACCTGTTTGCGGACATTCAGCCGACTTAGGCCCAGTGGCTTAGCCGAGTAATCAGTTAAGATGGCATCGCATCCGCACACAAAGCGAGCCAGGCCGCAAGGACGAAGGACACGCTCATCCGAATCAGGGCAAATCAAATGTCTGCCAACACAAATCCAAATCAATCTTCTGTCTCCGGCTGTGTGGGTCTTGTTTGCTTAATTTGACAAACGGAATAATTTGATGAATATCTAAAATGGCAGCCAGGAACACAGCGGGGCAGCCCTCCTGCCCAGCAGAAACCACCACCCCAACTCCTTGTGTTTCCAGATCCCAGAAGCACGGACACCGCAGAATCCTCCGCCCAATCCGCCGACTTTGTCACTAATTCAATAAGCATCCAATTACAACGCGGCAGGAGAGAGGTTTTCTCTTCCCCCATCTAAAGCCACCCCCTTCcgtgcgtatacgcaattttCATTCGGtatatgaaaatttaatgcAACTAAAAGTGGCTGTCGTAGCAATAATTTCCCCTAATTATTTTGCTTTCTCTTACTTGGCTTTGCTAAATTGcgtaaaatttattcattttccaGCGTCAACGAGAAGGGAATTAATGTAAAGCTAATTAAATAATGGCAAAGGTTGTCTAAAGAAAGTCACTttcggtttatttatttatatttatttgtaaacattattttatattttggaaGTTAGTTAAAACAGATTTTGTAATTGTTATTCCGAGGGTCGTTGCTTTAATGACGTTtgggtatttttataataattattaaatccttgaaaattttaaaaagctcataaattatgtaaaaatataataaataattgaattttataactTAAGGTTTTTAACCAActcatctttaaaaatataaatattttgttaaaaattttaccaaattaaaatatgtttatttacCTGCAGTCCATATACCCCGATTAGGTAAATCGTTTCAGTGTATAGGGATTAAAGCACTTGGAATCGTTTTTGATTGTTGATGCCGAGGAAGTGGGCCAAAATCCTTAGCCCTGGCCTTGGGATTGAATGACCcaaattcaatttgccaaGTCGTGTGTCCAGATCCCAGATCCCCACCCACTACGCCCCCACCCGCCAATCATAAGTACGTTTTCAGTTACCAACGCAGCGGGCCTCCAGGCGACCCACAAAAGCTAGAGGTTCGTTCACAGGGTGTGAGTGCGTCTTGTGTTGTTGGCCACAATCAACGCAATGCAATTTCAATGTCTGACTCTCGTGTTACACATCCCTCGTCCCGGCTGCACCCTCCTTCATCCTCCTCCACCTTCTTCCACCAAGGAGACCGCCACTTGACCAAGGTGAGAGTGCTGCCTGGGCAGGTGAGGCAGCGAGTCAAGGATCTCGTTAGACAAATGCCCGTGCTGACTGGGCAACACTTGATTTGGGTTAACCACTGCCAGGGCCAAGCTGCCCAAACTGTTTGGCCTATTCCGGTTGATGGGATTTGAATGCTGCGCCCAAAAGAGTGCCACTCCGCCTGGAGATGGGTTCATATTCGACGGGATTTCTAATGCCGGATTAAGCAGTCATCTTCTGATTGCTGAACGTCCCTTTGAAGTTCGAGAATTTAGCAGGTTAAGCGATGGCATTGTTGAGTAGTTTATTTCGTGGTGTCTGGGAAATCAATCTATTAAAACTTCCTTAGCTTCGTTGAAAAATTAAGTTCTTTTTTTACAGTAAATAAATTCttgtaaaattgtttaactatttagaaatagtttatttataaaaattatttttaaagccctAATATAGACATTAactacttttaaataaaaataaaaattttaaataaaaattccataATATCATAGAAATTATTCACTTGaaagaataaatataatataaattataaagtatttattttcctccatttaatttatctgacaTCCCAGTCCGGTTTCCTTTCAAATGGTTATAGGCCAAAGTTCGCTGCCAAGCGCTTATTTTAAACTTCAATATTTTACTCGATTAATCGCCTGGCACTTGACTGACTCCGGGGTTCATAAACTACGAGTGGGTGCATCGGAGATCAAGCAAGCTGTGAAAATGCAATCGGCGGAAAGAAGTCGACGAGGAGAAGCCGTGGGTGGTGCTGCATGATGGAAACCCTCCCACCCCATTGACTGCCAATGTATCCTGGTGACCCGGCGGCAAATGCTCACTGACCGAACCGGATACTTTCCATAATACCAGCTTATTTGTTCTCTGGCCCACTCAGctcttcaataaatatttaccaatTGTGAATATTTACTGATTATTTTtggttaaatattatttgcatCTCGGACTCTAAGCCTTTAAGCCAATGGGCATTGTCCACGcagagcaaataaaaaaaccaatcGAAATTCATGTGGGCTCACACTTCGCTGAGTTGTTCGGTTAGTTGGCCGGTCGCCCCGGGCGTATACtttatttatgtgtatttGCGGACTACAATCAACTCCACTGCAATCCACTCGCGTTGGcccataaatcaaaaatgattGATAAACGGTCATCGGGGGAAAAACAGGAGCATCCCATTTGAGTAGCCTAATAATTGCACATGAAATGTCACCGCACAGGAAAACAATCCAGCaaaaagaacgaaaaacaGGCGGCCCACGTCGGTAATCATACGCCCCGTGTGCCCGGTGCCAGAATGGTAACCGAAATTGCCCGACGGTGCGTGAAATCCGTTGATTACTTTATTTGGGGCTGAAAGTGCGCAACGCACTCGTCCGTGGACTCTTCGCCCGGGTGTTACTAGCCCTTCGGCGATAAACGGACGCCCTGCACCACAATTAACCTGTGGCTGACCACCCAGGAACCTCCCAAAGACCCACAAAACTACATATACCCCACATGTGCAAACAATCCCTGCGCTGGCAGTAAAACGCAATCGAACAAATGAATCTCCTTTGTCCTCCTTGGCCAATTGAAGtggcattttatttgattttaaatctgATTTCAATAAGGACTTAAGCTTAATAAAAAGAGGAGCCGAGATGACTGCCGGACCTGCATTTGCTTTTATCTGCCAaaacgaaatatatatatattttcttttatgagACCGAGCAAATCGCTGAGGGAAAAGCTCAAGTGTAACCATTTAATTGGAAGGGAATTTCGAATGGCCATTGGAGCCTGAATGAAAGTGTTTCCTCTTGGCTAAAGGCGATTAAACTCCCACGTTTCTCTAAATTAACCAATTGAAAAGCAATTCACTCTGGTAatttaggaatttttaaagacagccacaaagattttattttgagtaaatcttctttgtttttatcgcctttataatttaattaatgtgtttattaatacctatcaaataaattaaaaatcggttaatttattaaaaatttattaggaGTCGCCAGTTTTAAGTGACTTCTTAaatatctccatctctctcaGACtcatttagctgagtaacaggTATTTGTTAGTCGAGTACTTGTTAAATTTGCAATGGCCATTAAATTTTTCGGTTAATTAAACCACTTATTCTCGACAGAAACACTCAAATTGTAGAGGTTTCTCCCACCATTTTCGGTGAATTTCCCAAAATTGTTGGTTATTTCCCAACCCAACACCTCTCATCGTTATCTATAATTTATTGGCTTATCTGGCTTAGAGAACCGATGATACTAACAAATTATAATGAGGGGACACTTTGCATTATCGCATTCGTTACACTATCGCAGTCACTCAAATtccaaatcaaaacaaaatacagCTGCGTATGCGAATTTCAGGATTCACTTCTTGAGAATACCATTATCGTAGTAGATAGCCCAAACATCGCCTCATACCCACCTGAAATGATATTATGCCAGATTATAATTATCGGATTGATAGAGCGTTATGGACTCATACTGCTTAAGAATCGAGTGGTCGAGTGACCAAGAAATCTAATCGTTCGGCAATTTGGGCTGTGATTGATGGCAAGTGCTATAAATTAGACCCGCTCCTCCGATCACCAGTTAGTCGAAATCGAGTAGACAACAAAGCAAGATAATGTTCAAGACCCTTGGTGCCGTAGTGCTCCTGGTGGCTCTGGCCAGTGCCGAGCTCCACCGCGTGCCGATCTTGAAGGAGCAGAACTTCGTAAAGACGCGCCAAAATGTTCTGGCCGAGAAGTCCTATCTGCGCACCAAGTACCAGCTGCCCTCCCTGCGCAGCGTGGACGAGGAGCAGCTGTCCAATTCGATGAACATGGCCTACTACGGAGCCATCTCCATCGGAACTCCGGCCCAGAGCTTCAAAGTGCTCTTCGACTCGGGCTCCTCGAATCTGTGGGTGCCCTCGAACACCTGCCAGAGTGATGCCTGCCTGACCCACAACCAGTACGATTCGAGTGACAGCTCCACCTACGTGGCCAACGGCGAGTCCTTCTCGATTCAGTATGGAACCGGCAGCCTCACCGGCTACATGTCCACCGATACTGTCGACGTGAATGGCCTGAGTGTCCAGAGCCAGACCTTCGCCGAGTCCACCAACGAGCCGGGAACCAACTTCAACGATGCCAACTTCGATGGCATCCTGGGCATGGCCTACGAGGCGCTGGCCGTGGATGGGGTGGCTCCTGTGTTCTACAACATGGTTTCCCAGGGTCTGGTCGACAGCTCCGTCTTCTCGTTCTATCTGGCCCGCGACGGCACCTCCACCCAGGGCGGTGAGCTCATCTTCGGCGGCTCCGATGCTTCGCTGTACTCCGGCGACCTGACCTACGTGCCCATCTCGGAGCAGGGCTACTGGCAGTTCGCCATGGCCGGATCCTCCGTCGATGGTTACTCGTTGTGCGATAACTGCCAGGCTATTGCCGATACCGGCACCTCCCTGGTCGTGGCTCCCTATGATGCCTACGTGACTCTCTCCGAGATTCTGAATGTCGGCGAGGATGGCTATCTCGATTGCTCCTCCGTCAGCTCCCTGCCCGATATCACCTTCAACATCGGTGGCTCGGACTTTGTCCTCAAGCCCTCGGCCTACATCATCCAGTCGGAGGGCAACTGCATGTCCGCCTTCGAGTACATGGGCACCGACTTCTGGATCCTGGGCGATGTCTTCATCGGCCAGTACTACACCGAGTTCGATCTGGGCAACAACCGCATCGGCTTCGCTCCCGTCGCCTAGGTTACGGTCTAAGTTACGGCAATCAGTGGTCAATAAAGCAGCGAGTACCTTGACTATGCCTTCGGAATGTCTGGGAGTGGGTCACCTTGTTAAGGCTGAATGGCGTAACAATCTTATCTACTTACGACTCTGTAAGTGGGGATGTCTTTTTCGTCAACTGTTCCGATTGcgctttaattttttgaggG
The genomic region above belongs to Drosophila takahashii strain IR98-3 E-12201 chromosome 2L, DtakHiC1v2, whole genome shotgun sequence and contains:
- the LOC138914961 gene encoding uncharacterized protein, which encodes MHHRPNPVPKIGSGKSGQVGRAFRGPCLRQLNSYLGVNGIISGAAVQDVGDDGFCHGKLCAGHSVSISENPADLDVLTPAHFLNGGPPSSFVEPDVTSLNFNRLDGWQRVAYLQQIFWSRWKEEYLTLLQQRSKWRTPKPGLVVDDLVLVKDENLPPMKWPLARVIELLFGGDGVARVAVLKTASGVTKRAVNKLCLLPLKDDVETQASNGGSMSGHAAAAAN
- the Bace gene encoding lysosomal aspartic protease, encoding MFKTLGAVVLLVALASAELHRVPILKEQNFVKTRQNVLAEKSYLRTKYQLPSLRSVDEEQLSNSMNMAYYGAISIGTPAQSFKVLFDSGSSNLWVPSNTCQSDACLTHNQYDSSDSSTYVANGESFSIQYGTGSLTGYMSTDTVDVNGLSVQSQTFAESTNEPGTNFNDANFDGILGMAYEALAVDGVAPVFYNMVSQGLVDSSVFSFYLARDGTSTQGGELIFGGSDASLYSGDLTYVPISEQGYWQFAMAGSSVDGYSLCDNCQAIADTGTSLVVAPYDAYVTLSEILNVGEDGYLDCSSVSSLPDITFNIGGSDFVLKPSAYIIQSEGNCMSAFEYMGTDFWILGDVFIGQYYTEFDLGNNRIGFAPVA